The Cinclus cinclus chromosome 3, bCinCin1.1, whole genome shotgun sequence genome has a window encoding:
- the LRRC73 gene encoding leucine-rich repeat-containing protein 73 isoform X1: MLPGSIQISGETLSGAEIRDICESLRENSVRLLSLRGCQLSERDFGHVCRGVAESRSLAQLNLNLGIVSNINRVKQLAEALKTNRSVQSLFLHGSPLTDAGLALLNPALSIHPSLVALDLGDCMLGDEGINLICGLLPPDGAKSGLKELTLSANPGITSKGWGRLAIAVAHSSQLRVLNLDYNPLGDQVAGMLAVAVASSRTLEVLDLEGTGLTNQSAQTLLDMVENYPTALRTLILAENNISPELQQQISDLLSEGEEEEETEAHEVTAREKNPWICQNNSSSQMVLMTSGLGDSLLAETEM, from the exons ATGCTGCCGGGGTCTATCCAGATCTCCGGGGAGACGCTGTCGGGGGCGGAGATCCGGGACATCTGCGAGAGCCTGCGGGAGAACTCGGTGCGGCTGCTGTCGCTGCGGGGCTGCCAGCTCTCCGAGCGGGACTTCGGGCACGTCTGCCGCGGGGTGGCCGAGTCCCGCTCCCTCGCGCAGCTCAACCTCAACCTGGGCATCGTCTCCAACATCAACCGCGTCAAGCAACTGGCCGAGGCCCTGAAGACGAACCGCTCCGTTCAGTCCCTCTT CCTCCATGGGAGTCCCCTGACAGATGCAGGCTTGGCCCTCCTCAACCCTGCTCTCTCCATCCACCCCTCGCTGGTGGCTCTGGATCTAGGAGACTGCATGCTGGGTGATGAAGGCATCAACCTTATCTGTGGGCTCCTGCCGCCTGATGGGGCCAAGTCTG gccTTAAAGAGCTAACACTGAGTGCCAACCCAGGCATCACAAGTAAAGGCTGGGGACGCCTAGCCATTGCAGTGGCTCACAGCTCACAGCTCCGCGTGCTGAACCTGGACTACAACCCCCTAG GTGACCAGGTAGCCGGGATGCTCGCTGTTGCTGTGGCCTCCAGTCGAACCCTTGAAGTGCTGGACTTGGAGGGAACAGGACTTACCAACCAGTCAGCTCAG ACCTTGCTGGACATGGTAGAGAATTACCCCACAGCCCTACGAACGCTCATCCTGGCAGAGAACAACATTAGTCccgagctgcagcagcagatctcTGATCTTCTCTCAgagggtgaggaagaggaggagacgGAGGCCCATGAAGTCACAGCCAGGGAGAAGAACCCCTGGATCTGTCAGAACA ATTCCAGCTCCCAGATGGTCCTGATGACGTCAGGCCTCGGTGACAGCCTCTTAGCAGAAACAGAGATGTAG
- the LRRC73 gene encoding leucine-rich repeat-containing protein 73 isoform X2, with the protein MLPGSIQISGETLSGAEIRDICESLRENSVRLLSLRGCQLSERDFGHVCRGVAESRSLAQLNLNLGIVSNINRVKQLAEALKTNRSVQSLFLHGSPLTDAGLALLNPALSIHPSLVALDLGDCMLGDEGINLICGLLPPDGAKSGLKELTLSANPGITSKGWGRLAIAVAHSSQLRVLNLDYNPLGDQVAGMLAVAVASSRTLEVLDLEGTGLTNQSAQTLLDMVENYPTALRTLILAENNISPELQQQISDLLSEGEEEEETEAHEVTAREKNPWICQNSKNSSSQMVLMTSGLGDSLLAETEM; encoded by the exons ATGCTGCCGGGGTCTATCCAGATCTCCGGGGAGACGCTGTCGGGGGCGGAGATCCGGGACATCTGCGAGAGCCTGCGGGAGAACTCGGTGCGGCTGCTGTCGCTGCGGGGCTGCCAGCTCTCCGAGCGGGACTTCGGGCACGTCTGCCGCGGGGTGGCCGAGTCCCGCTCCCTCGCGCAGCTCAACCTCAACCTGGGCATCGTCTCCAACATCAACCGCGTCAAGCAACTGGCCGAGGCCCTGAAGACGAACCGCTCCGTTCAGTCCCTCTT CCTCCATGGGAGTCCCCTGACAGATGCAGGCTTGGCCCTCCTCAACCCTGCTCTCTCCATCCACCCCTCGCTGGTGGCTCTGGATCTAGGAGACTGCATGCTGGGTGATGAAGGCATCAACCTTATCTGTGGGCTCCTGCCGCCTGATGGGGCCAAGTCTG gccTTAAAGAGCTAACACTGAGTGCCAACCCAGGCATCACAAGTAAAGGCTGGGGACGCCTAGCCATTGCAGTGGCTCACAGCTCACAGCTCCGCGTGCTGAACCTGGACTACAACCCCCTAG GTGACCAGGTAGCCGGGATGCTCGCTGTTGCTGTGGCCTCCAGTCGAACCCTTGAAGTGCTGGACTTGGAGGGAACAGGACTTACCAACCAGTCAGCTCAG ACCTTGCTGGACATGGTAGAGAATTACCCCACAGCCCTACGAACGCTCATCCTGGCAGAGAACAACATTAGTCccgagctgcagcagcagatctcTGATCTTCTCTCAgagggtgaggaagaggaggagacgGAGGCCCATGAAGTCACAGCCAGGGAGAAGAACCCCTGGATCTGTCAGAACAGtaaga ATTCCAGCTCCCAGATGGTCCTGATGACGTCAGGCCTCGGTGACAGCCTCTTAGCAGAAACAGAGATGTAG
- the TJAP1 gene encoding tight junction-associated protein 1 isoform X3, which yields MKLLQHENEELRRRLTYVTNKMEAMERELESGQDYLEMELGQNREELEKFKDKFRRLQNSYTASQRTNQDLEEKLHALIKKAEMDRKTLDWEIVELTNKLLDAKTTINKLEELNERYRQDCNLAVQLLKCNKSHFRNHKFADLPYELQDMVNKHLHSTQESAGPGQEIAHTLAPSDVVPTSVIARVLEKPESLVLNSAKSSSGNCPMAEDVFVHVDMSGALSDACNSAGQMGKEGGDAGKQQNGGCKPQSSVESVPEEVPAFEKLSPYPTPSPPHPMYPGRKVIEFSEDKVRIPKNSPLPNCTYATRQAISLSLVQSEDESCDRHRTLPSSPASEGRHSASSCSCQQSPKAARAHGSSQSSPFSSPPQIPSAFASSASSEEDLLANWQRMFVDKAPPTSERVLMNRTAFSRDTAPELQKRFSRSMQELGRAASAYSDGEESAQSCSWTVSRDSSVDTDSTESRARRSHFSSDYGTDFSQDEAQKLLLESSGGAAEPESPSPEKHKDYVDLGLPESPAEEREMLLRGNKESSQGGIQEESGEGRVKPPFIRPHRSPKRMGVHHLHRKDSLTQAQEQGNLLS from the exons ATGAA GCTACTGCAACATGAGAATGAGGAGCTTCGTCGAAGGCTGACATATGTGACTAACAAAATGGAGGCAATGGAGAGGGAACTGGAGTCAGGTCAAGACTACCTGGAGATGGAACTGGGCCAGAACCGTGAGGAGCTGGAGAAGTTCAAGGACAAATTCCGTAG GTTGCAGAATAGCTACACTGCTTCCCAGAGAACCAATCAGGACCTGGAGGAGAAGCTGCATGCCCTG attaaaaaggcagaaatggACCGCAAGACGCTGGACTGGGAGATTGTAGAGCTCACTAATAAATTGCTTGATGCCAAAACTACCATCAATAAGCTGGAGGAACTCAAT GAACGCTATCGACAGGACTGTAACCTTGCAGTACAGCTGCTCAAGTGTAACAAGTCTCACTTCAGGAACCACAAGTTTGCTGAT CTTCCTTACGAGCTGCAGGACATGGTGAATAAGCATTTGCACAGCACACAGGAGTCTGCAGGCCCTGGCCAAGAGATAGCCCACACCTTGGCTCCATCTGATGTTGTGCCCACCTCAGTCATCGCCAGAGTCTTGGAGAAACCAGAATCTCTGGTTCTGAATTCAGCCAAGTCTAGCAGTGGCAACTGTCCCATGGCTGAGGATGTCTTTGTGCATGTGGACATGAGTGGAGCCCTTTCTGATGCCTGCAACAGTGCAGGGCagatggggaaggagggaggagatgcaggaaaacagcagaatgGTGGCTGCAAGCCACAGAGTAGTGTGGAAAGTGTGCCTGAGGAGGTACCTGCCTTTGAGAAGCTAAGCCCATACCCTACTCCCTCACCTCCGCATCCTATGTACCCAGGGCGCAAAGTGATTGAATTCTCTGAGGACAAGGTAAGGATCCCAAAGAACAGCCCCCTGCCCAACTGTACATATGCTACACGCCAGGCCATCTCCCTCAGCCTGGTACAGAGCGAAGATGAGAGCTGCGACAGGCACCGGACActccccagcagccctgcttCAGAAGGACGCCATTCAGCCTCCAGCTGTTCCTGTCAGCAGTCCCCCAAAGCAGCCAGGGCTCACGGttcttcccagagcagcccgTTCAGCAGCCCTCCCCAAATCCCGAGCGCctttgccagctctgccagctctgaggAGGACCTGCTGGCTAACTGGCAGCGTATGTTTGTGGATAAGGCACCCCCCACCTCGGAGCGAGTGCTGATGAATCGCACAGCTTTCAGCCGTGACACAGCCCCCGAGCTCCAGAAGAGGTTCAGCCGCTCCATGCAGGAGCTGGGTAGGGCAGCGTCAGCTTACTCAGATGGTGAGGagtctgcacagagctgcagctggaccgTGAGCCGGGACTCGAGCGTGGACACAGACAGCACCGAGTCCAGAGCCCGCAGGAGCCATTTCTCCTCAGACTATGGTACAGATTTCTCCCAGGATGAAGCTCAGAAGCTGTTGCTTGAAAGCAGCGGAGGTGCTGCTGAGCCTGAAAGCCCCTCACCAGAGAAGCACAAGGACTATGTAGACCTTGGCTTGCCTGAGAGCCCAGCCGAGGAGAGAGAAATGCTGCTCCGGGGAAACAAGGAGAGCAGCCAGGGAGGTATCCAAGAGGAAAGCGGAGAAGGCAGGGTCAAGCCTCCTTTCATTCGGCCGCACCGCAGCCCCAAGAGGATGGGGGTGCACCACTTACATCGCAAAGACAGTCTGACACAAGCCCAGGAACAGGGCAACCTTCTCAGCTGA
- the TJAP1 gene encoding tight junction-associated protein 1 isoform X2, translating into MSSTAPSKKPYRKAPPQHREIRHEVPIIRDDQDGVILAEQSQEPLTDAERMKLLQHENEELRRRLTYVTNKMEAMERELESGQDYLEMELGQNREELEKFKDKFRRLQNSYTASQRTNQDLEEKLHALIKKAEMDRKTLDWEIVELTNKLLDAKTTINKLEELNERYRQDCNLAVQLLKCNKSHFRNHKFADLPYELQDMVNKHLHSTQESAGPGQEIAHTLAPSDVVPTSVIARVLEKPESLVLNSAKSSSGNCPMAEDVFVHVDMSGALSDACNSAGQMGKEGGDAGKQQNGGCKPQSSVESVPEEVPAFEKLSPYPTPSPPHPMYPGRKVIEFSEDKVRIPKNSPLPNCTYATRQAISLSLVQSEDESCDRHRTLPSSPASEGRHSASSCSCQQSPKAARAHGSSQSSPFSSPPQIPSAFASSASSEEDLLANWQRMFVDKAPPTSERVLMNRTAFSRDTAPELQKRFSRSMQELGRAASAYSDGEESAQSCSWTVSRDSSVDTDSTESRARRSHFSSDYGTDFSQDEAQKLLLESSGGAAEPESPSPEKHKDYVDLGLPESPAEEREMLLRGNKESSQGGIQEESGEGRVKPPFIRPHRSPKRMGVHHLHRKDSLTQAQEQGNLLS; encoded by the exons gAACCCTTGACGGATGCAGAAAGGATGAA GCTACTGCAACATGAGAATGAGGAGCTTCGTCGAAGGCTGACATATGTGACTAACAAAATGGAGGCAATGGAGAGGGAACTGGAGTCAGGTCAAGACTACCTGGAGATGGAACTGGGCCAGAACCGTGAGGAGCTGGAGAAGTTCAAGGACAAATTCCGTAG GTTGCAGAATAGCTACACTGCTTCCCAGAGAACCAATCAGGACCTGGAGGAGAAGCTGCATGCCCTG attaaaaaggcagaaatggACCGCAAGACGCTGGACTGGGAGATTGTAGAGCTCACTAATAAATTGCTTGATGCCAAAACTACCATCAATAAGCTGGAGGAACTCAAT GAACGCTATCGACAGGACTGTAACCTTGCAGTACAGCTGCTCAAGTGTAACAAGTCTCACTTCAGGAACCACAAGTTTGCTGAT CTTCCTTACGAGCTGCAGGACATGGTGAATAAGCATTTGCACAGCACACAGGAGTCTGCAGGCCCTGGCCAAGAGATAGCCCACACCTTGGCTCCATCTGATGTTGTGCCCACCTCAGTCATCGCCAGAGTCTTGGAGAAACCAGAATCTCTGGTTCTGAATTCAGCCAAGTCTAGCAGTGGCAACTGTCCCATGGCTGAGGATGTCTTTGTGCATGTGGACATGAGTGGAGCCCTTTCTGATGCCTGCAACAGTGCAGGGCagatggggaaggagggaggagatgcaggaaaacagcagaatgGTGGCTGCAAGCCACAGAGTAGTGTGGAAAGTGTGCCTGAGGAGGTACCTGCCTTTGAGAAGCTAAGCCCATACCCTACTCCCTCACCTCCGCATCCTATGTACCCAGGGCGCAAAGTGATTGAATTCTCTGAGGACAAGGTAAGGATCCCAAAGAACAGCCCCCTGCCCAACTGTACATATGCTACACGCCAGGCCATCTCCCTCAGCCTGGTACAGAGCGAAGATGAGAGCTGCGACAGGCACCGGACActccccagcagccctgcttCAGAAGGACGCCATTCAGCCTCCAGCTGTTCCTGTCAGCAGTCCCCCAAAGCAGCCAGGGCTCACGGttcttcccagagcagcccgTTCAGCAGCCCTCCCCAAATCCCGAGCGCctttgccagctctgccagctctgaggAGGACCTGCTGGCTAACTGGCAGCGTATGTTTGTGGATAAGGCACCCCCCACCTCGGAGCGAGTGCTGATGAATCGCACAGCTTTCAGCCGTGACACAGCCCCCGAGCTCCAGAAGAGGTTCAGCCGCTCCATGCAGGAGCTGGGTAGGGCAGCGTCAGCTTACTCAGATGGTGAGGagtctgcacagagctgcagctggaccgTGAGCCGGGACTCGAGCGTGGACACAGACAGCACCGAGTCCAGAGCCCGCAGGAGCCATTTCTCCTCAGACTATGGTACAGATTTCTCCCAGGATGAAGCTCAGAAGCTGTTGCTTGAAAGCAGCGGAGGTGCTGCTGAGCCTGAAAGCCCCTCACCAGAGAAGCACAAGGACTATGTAGACCTTGGCTTGCCTGAGAGCCCAGCCGAGGAGAGAGAAATGCTGCTCCGGGGAAACAAGGAGAGCAGCCAGGGAGGTATCCAAGAGGAAAGCGGAGAAGGCAGGGTCAAGCCTCCTTTCATTCGGCCGCACCGCAGCCCCAAGAGGATGGGGGTGCACCACTTACATCGCAAAGACAGTCTGACACAAGCCCAGGAACAGGGCAACCTTCTCAGCTGA
- the TJAP1 gene encoding tight junction-associated protein 1 isoform X4, whose protein sequence is MYQRLQNSYTASQRTNQDLEEKLHALIKKAEMDRKTLDWEIVELTNKLLDAKTTINKLEELNERYRQDCNLAVQLLKCNKSHFRNHKFADLPYELQDMVNKHLHSTQESAGPGQEIAHTLAPSDVVPTSVIARVLEKPESLVLNSAKSSSGNCPMAEDVFVHVDMSGALSDACNSAGQMGKEGGDAGKQQNGGCKPQSSVESVPEEVPAFEKLSPYPTPSPPHPMYPGRKVIEFSEDKVRIPKNSPLPNCTYATRQAISLSLVQSEDESCDRHRTLPSSPASEGRHSASSCSCQQSPKAARAHGSSQSSPFSSPPQIPSAFASSASSEEDLLANWQRMFVDKAPPTSERVLMNRTAFSRDTAPELQKRFSRSMQELGRAASAYSDGEESAQSCSWTVSRDSSVDTDSTESRARRSHFSSDYGTDFSQDEAQKLLLESSGGAAEPESPSPEKHKDYVDLGLPESPAEEREMLLRGNKESSQGGIQEESGEGRVKPPFIRPHRSPKRMGVHHLHRKDSLTQAQEQGNLLS, encoded by the exons ATGTATCAGAG GTTGCAGAATAGCTACACTGCTTCCCAGAGAACCAATCAGGACCTGGAGGAGAAGCTGCATGCCCTG attaaaaaggcagaaatggACCGCAAGACGCTGGACTGGGAGATTGTAGAGCTCACTAATAAATTGCTTGATGCCAAAACTACCATCAATAAGCTGGAGGAACTCAAT GAACGCTATCGACAGGACTGTAACCTTGCAGTACAGCTGCTCAAGTGTAACAAGTCTCACTTCAGGAACCACAAGTTTGCTGAT CTTCCTTACGAGCTGCAGGACATGGTGAATAAGCATTTGCACAGCACACAGGAGTCTGCAGGCCCTGGCCAAGAGATAGCCCACACCTTGGCTCCATCTGATGTTGTGCCCACCTCAGTCATCGCCAGAGTCTTGGAGAAACCAGAATCTCTGGTTCTGAATTCAGCCAAGTCTAGCAGTGGCAACTGTCCCATGGCTGAGGATGTCTTTGTGCATGTGGACATGAGTGGAGCCCTTTCTGATGCCTGCAACAGTGCAGGGCagatggggaaggagggaggagatgcaggaaaacagcagaatgGTGGCTGCAAGCCACAGAGTAGTGTGGAAAGTGTGCCTGAGGAGGTACCTGCCTTTGAGAAGCTAAGCCCATACCCTACTCCCTCACCTCCGCATCCTATGTACCCAGGGCGCAAAGTGATTGAATTCTCTGAGGACAAGGTAAGGATCCCAAAGAACAGCCCCCTGCCCAACTGTACATATGCTACACGCCAGGCCATCTCCCTCAGCCTGGTACAGAGCGAAGATGAGAGCTGCGACAGGCACCGGACActccccagcagccctgcttCAGAAGGACGCCATTCAGCCTCCAGCTGTTCCTGTCAGCAGTCCCCCAAAGCAGCCAGGGCTCACGGttcttcccagagcagcccgTTCAGCAGCCCTCCCCAAATCCCGAGCGCctttgccagctctgccagctctgaggAGGACCTGCTGGCTAACTGGCAGCGTATGTTTGTGGATAAGGCACCCCCCACCTCGGAGCGAGTGCTGATGAATCGCACAGCTTTCAGCCGTGACACAGCCCCCGAGCTCCAGAAGAGGTTCAGCCGCTCCATGCAGGAGCTGGGTAGGGCAGCGTCAGCTTACTCAGATGGTGAGGagtctgcacagagctgcagctggaccgTGAGCCGGGACTCGAGCGTGGACACAGACAGCACCGAGTCCAGAGCCCGCAGGAGCCATTTCTCCTCAGACTATGGTACAGATTTCTCCCAGGATGAAGCTCAGAAGCTGTTGCTTGAAAGCAGCGGAGGTGCTGCTGAGCCTGAAAGCCCCTCACCAGAGAAGCACAAGGACTATGTAGACCTTGGCTTGCCTGAGAGCCCAGCCGAGGAGAGAGAAATGCTGCTCCGGGGAAACAAGGAGAGCAGCCAGGGAGGTATCCAAGAGGAAAGCGGAGAAGGCAGGGTCAAGCCTCCTTTCATTCGGCCGCACCGCAGCCCCAAGAGGATGGGGGTGCACCACTTACATCGCAAAGACAGTCTGACACAAGCCCAGGAACAGGGCAACCTTCTCAGCTGA